The genomic segment TAATCAGTGGGTCGGGGGTTCAAGTCCCTCCGTTGGCTCCAAGTTTTAATGGTGGGGTTCCCGAGCGGCCAAAGGGAACAGACTGTAAATCTGTCGGCGAAGCCTTCGGAGGTTCGAATCCTCCCCCCACCACCATCCTTGGCGGGTTGTATGTAGGAGATTTAAGTATTGGAAGATCATTATAACTACACAACTTCCTGTTTTATGATGTTTTTTGTAGATAATCTGACTTTATGCTTATTTAAGCGGGAGTAGCTCAGTTGGTAGAGCTTCAGCCTTCCAAGCTGAATGTCGCGAGTTCGAGCCTCGTCTCCCGCTCCAGTCTGTCTATATCTGCAAATAATGTTTTCAAGAATCAATGCCCATGTAGCTCAGCCGGTAGAGCGCTTCCTTGGTAAGGAAGAGGTTCACCAGTTCAATTCTGGTCATGGGCTCCATTTATTTATGTGCACCAGTATATTGTGGTCGTGCGGCCTGAGGTGCAAAATATCGAAAAAAGATTAGTTAAGCTTAGGAGGATGATAAAATGGCGAAGCAAAAGTTTGAGCGAAGCAAACCTCATGTTAATGTTGGAACCATTGGTCACATTGATCACGGCAAGACCACTCTTACTGCAGCGATTACCAAGATGAACGGTCTGAGAGGGCGTGCGAATTTTATTGCCTTTGATCAGATTGATAAAGCTCCCGAAGAAAAAGAGCGTGGGATTACCATTGCCACAGCCCATGTGGAGTATGAAACGGAAAATCGTCACTATGCCCATGTGGATTGCCCCGGCCATGCTGACTATATTAAAAACATGATTACAGGGGCAGCTCAGATGGACGGAGCTATCCTGGTTGTAGGTGCTGATGACGGTCCCATGCCCCAAACCCGTGAACATATTCTTTTGGCCCGTCAGGTTGGCGTTCCTCGTATTGTTGTATTTCTCAATAAGTGCGATATGGTGGATGACGAGGAGCTTATTGAACTGGTTGAACTTGAATTGAGAGAACTTCTGGATAAATATGAATTTCCAGGAGATGATACGCCTATTATCAGAGGAAGTGCTTTAAAAGCTCTTGAGAGTGATGATGCTGATTCCGAAGATGCCAAATGTATATTTGAACTCATGGATGCTATTGACAGTTTTATTCCGGAACCTGAACGTGACATAGACAAACCTTTTCTTATGCCTATTGAAGATGTTTTCAGTATTTCAGGAAGGGGAACTGTTGTTACTGGAAGGGTTGACCGGGGAATTATCCATGTTAATGATCCTGTTGAAATTGTTGGTATTCGTCCTACTGCCAAGACAGTTTGTACTGGTGTTGAGATGTTTCGCAAGCTTCTGGATGAAGGCCGGGCAGGAGATAATGTTGGACTGCTTCTTCGGGGTACCAAAAGAGATGAGGTTGAGCGCGGCCAGGTAATTGCCGTTCCAGGCAGTATCACTCCTCATACCAAATTTGAAGCTGAAGTTTATATCTTGAGCAAAGAGGAAGGCGGGCGCCACACTCCATTTTTTAATGGTTATCGTCCCCAGTTTTATTTCAGAACAACAGACGTTACCGGTATTTTAAATCTGCCTGAAGGTGTTGAAATGATTATGCCTGGTGATAATGTTAAGATTACTGCTGAACTGATTACTCCTATTGCTATGGAAAAAGAACTTCGTTTTGCAATTCGTGAAGGCGGAAGAACTGTTGGTGCTGGTGTTGTCAGTGAAATTATTGAGTAAGGGAGAATCTTTTGAGAGTAAATATCATTCTATCTTGCACTGTGTGCAAGCAGAAAAATTATACAACAAAAAAGAATAAGCGGACAACGCCTGATAAGCTGGAATTTAAAAAATATTGCAGATTTTGCCAAAAGCATACACCTCATAAAGAGGGTAAGTAACTGCTCTGCCGCAGAACCGCGTACTTATAGACAGCTTTAAAACTTATGCAGGCTGATATTTCTGAACACAGGAACCCATTTCAGTCAGGGTTCGGGTTTCCTTCTGGCCTGCTAATTGTACTAAAGTTAAATTCATGGTGAAGCTCAGGGGGAAAACAGCCTTTATGCCTGTTTAAACTTTGAGCTTTCCATATTTTTAGGAGCACAATGGGACGGTTACTCAGAAAAAGAAAAACAGTAAACAAAAAGAAACAGGGTGATGATCCCCCTTTAATGGTTAAAGATGCTGATAACAAAGATCCCCGGCCCCCGGCCAGTACGCCTGCTGATACATATAAACAGCAGAATCAGCCTCGAAAAAAACCATCTGTAAGTTTTAATAAAGATGGCTATATAGAAAAAACTTTGCAGTATTTAAGGGAAGTAAAGGCAGAATTAAAAAAGGTTACCTGGCCTTCCCGTCAGCAGACTGCTGGTTCTACTGTAGTCGTCATTGTTATAGTAATGATTATATCGGTTTTTCTGGGGATCGCAGATATGAGTCTGTCCGGTTTGATTCGTCTGGTTTTTCAATAACAGGAGAATAAAAATATGGCACTAAAATGGTACATAGTCCATGTTTATTCAGGGTTTGAAAATAAAGTAAAAATGGCTCTGGAAGAACGGATTGTTTCTTTTTCTCAAGCTGATAAATTTGGTGAGATACTTGTGCCAACCGAGCAGATTGTTGAACTTGTAAAAGGAAAAAGAAAAACATCGTCTAGAAAGTTTTATCCGGGTTATATACTGGTTCAGATGGAATTGAACGATGAAACATGGCACATTGTGAACAATACTGATAAGGTAAGCGGATTCCTCGGAGGGCGGGAGAAACCTACACCTATTTCCGATGAAGAAGCAGCTCAAATATTGAACCGGATGGAAGCTGGAAAGCTCGCACCTAAGCCCAAGTACTTTTTTGAAGCTGGAGATGATGTTCGGGTTATTGACGGGCCCTTTACAAATTTTAATGGTACTGTTGAAGATGTGAATCCGGAAAAAGGCAAAATAAAGGTTTTGGTCAGCATATTCGGACGTTCAACTCCTGTGGAACTAGAGTTCGTACAGGTTACAAAACTATAATGAATATTACAGATGCCAGGTTTTAAGTTGAATATCTTGTCAAAACTTAAAACTATCAGTTATCAGGAGTAAATAAAAATGGCAAAAAAAGTAATTGCGCAAATAAAATTACAGGTTGTGGCTGGAAAAGCTAATCCATCTCCTCCCATAGGCCCTGCCTTGGGGCAGCATGGTGTTAATATAATGGATTTTTGTAAAGCTTTTAACGCCAGGACTGTAAATGAAGAAGGCATGATTATACCCGTTGTTATCACAGTTTATCAGGATCGGACATTTACTTTTATAACTAAAACGCCGCCTGCCTCCGTTCTTTTGAAAAAAGCAGCGAAAATTGCCAAAGGAGCCGGAGATCCCAAACGTGACAGGGTTGGCAAGGTAACCCGCACTCAAGTGGAAGAAATTGCTACTCTTAAGATGCCGGACTTGAATGCAAATGATCTGGATGCTGCCTGTAAAATTATACAAGGCACTGCAAGGAGCATGGGAATAGAAGTTGTTGCCTAAAACAGGTTGTCAATGAACAATTATCAATGACCAATGGGAATTGATAAGGAGCAGAGAGGGAAAGATGCCTAAGCGGGGTAAAAAATATTTAGAAGCTAAAAAGAAAGTAAATCCTGAGAATTTACTTGGGTTTACTGAAGCTGTTCAAAAGGCAATAGATTCGTCTTATGCCAAATTTGATGAAACCTTTGATATTGCTGTTCGTCTTGGCGTTGATCCAAGACATGCAGATCAAATGGTTCGCGGAACAGTGGTACTGCCCAATGGAATTGGAAAAGATGTCCGGGTTCTTGTTTTTGCCAAAGGTGAAAAAGAAAAAGAAGCTTTGGATGCCGGAGCAGATTATGCTGGAGGCGATGATATTGTTGAAAAAATCAAAGAAGGGTGGTTTGATTTTGATAAGGCAGTTGCTACACCGGACATGATGGGAACTGTAGGGAAAATCGGCCGGATTCTTGGACCAAGAGGGCTGATGCCTAATGCAAAAACAGGAACAGTTACATTTGATGTTGGAAAAGCAGTGCAGGAATTGAAAGCCGGTAAAATAGATTTTCGTGTTGAAAAAGCTGGTATTGTACATGCGCCAATGGGAAAAGTATCTTTTGGAGTTGAAAAGATTGTTCAAAATGTAACTGCGTTTATTGAAACTGTGATGCGTCTAAAACCTTCTTCAAGTAAAGGTGCCTATCTTAAAAGCATTGCTGTTTCCACATCCATGGGTCCTGGATTTAAGGTTGATACAGCCACTATTAAGGATTTGATTAAATAGCTGCTTTTTTGCTGCTGTTTAAAAAATATAGATTTATTTGAGTTAAAATATTTCATGTCAAAGACCGTAGGTATCCGAAAGCTTATGATAAATAGCTGAGGTTAATCGACATGGTGTCGGCCTACCGAGACAGTTGGAATCTGCTAAACTGATTACCTCCGGTTTTTAACAGCTATGAAAGGAGGTGTGAAAAAATATGAGGCTGGATAAAAAAAAATCCATAGTTGAAGAACTGCATGAGAAATTTTCCAGGTCCAAGGTAGTTATTATTACTGATTATAAAGGGCTTGATGTTGCAGCAGTTAATTCATTGCGCAGAAAACTCAGGGATGTTGATGTTGAATACAAGGTAGTTAAAAATACGCTTCTTGTAAGAGCTTCGGAAGATACTGATGCTGCTTTAATAAAAGAGAGTTTTAAGGGACCAAGTGCTGTTGCGCTTAGTTATGACGATCCTGTTGCACCTGCAAAAGTATTGAGTGATTTTGCAAAAGAGAATGAAAAACTTGAGATTAAAATCGGTGTCATGGAAGGGAAAATTCTGGATATAAGCGCTATCAAGGCTTTATCTTCACTTCCTTCCCGTGAGGTTCTGCTTGCCCAGGTGCTTTCAGCAATGAATGGTGTCCCCACTGCACTGGTAGGTGTATTAAGTGCATTACCAAGGCAGTTATTGAATGTATTACAGGCAATAAAAGACCAAAAAGAGGCTGCCTGAAAAAATATCACAAAGTTGTGTATAAATATTAAGTAATTCGGAGGATAAAATGGCGGATATTACAAAAGACGATGTAATTGAATTTATAGCAAATATGTCAGTTTTGGAGCTTTCCGAACTGGTTAAGGAGCTTGAAGATAAATTTGGAGTATCAGCAGCAGCACCGGTTGCCATGATGGCAGCAGGTACTGAGGCTGCAGCAGCAGTAGAAGAAAAAACCGAATTTGATGTTGTCCTGGTTGCTGCTGGAGATAAAAAGATACAGGTTATTAAAGAAGTCCGTGCTATTACCGGTCTGGGACTGAAAGAAGCAAAAGCTCTGGTTGACGAAGCTCCCAAGCCTGTTAAAGAAGGTATTGCCAAGGACGAAGCTGAGAAAATTAAAGAACAGCTTGAAGGTGCCGGGGCACAGGTTGAGGTTAAGTAATTACGATTTGAGATTATCTTCAGATAATTAGGGTATGAAAAATGGGATGGAGACATATAGTTCTTTCATCCCATTTTTCTCGATTGAAGAGCCTTATTTAAATAATCGGAGAAGACATGTCAGGAAAGCCTTTGAAAGGTAAACGCATAAGAAAAAATTTTGGCAAAATACGGAAGATCATTGATATTCCTGATCTTATTGGAATGCAAAGAGGCTCCTATAGCCGTTTCTTACAACTGGATGTTCCTCCGGAAAAACGTGAAGATATCGGTCTTCAGGCCGTGTTCAAATCCGTCTTTCCCATAAAAGATTTTACAGGAAGTGCCTCTCTTGAGTTTGTTTCTTACAGATTTGCAGAAATAAAACACAGTGTGGAAGAGTGCATACAGCGGGGCATGACATATGAACTGCCTGTGCGTATAACTGTCAGGCTGGTTGTTTATGATGTAGACAAGGAAACAGGTATCTCAAATATAAGAGATATTAAGGAACAGGAAATTTATTTTGGAACCATCCCTTTAATGACTGAAAAAGGAACTTTTATAGTCAATGGCACTGAAAGGGTTGTTGTAAGCCAGCTTCATCGTTCTTCAGGTGTATTTTTTGATCATGACAAAGGAAAAACCCACTCCAGCGGGAAAGTAATTTATTCCTCCAGAATTATACCGGTTCGCGGGTCATGGATAGATATGGAGGTTGACCCCAAAGATATTGTACACATCCGCATAGACCGCCGCAGGAAATTTCCGGTTACACTTTTATTTAAATCCTTTGGATATACTACTGAGGATCTTCTGGCATATTTTTATGATGTTGAAAAGATACTTATCAGGGGTAATTCTTTTTTTAAAGTATTCAAAGATAAATTGTTTAAAGGCCGCAGAGCTACTCAAGATATTGTAGATATTGTAACAGGTGAAGTGATAGTTAAAAAAGGCCGCCTTTTTACACAAAAAGCAATTCGTCAGATAAAAGCTGCTGGCATGGATGTGATTCCTATTGGTCTTGAAGATGTTTTAGGCAGCACCTTTGCTCATCCTGTACTTGATAGCGAGACAGGTGAAGTAATTGCAAAAGCAAACGATCAGATAGATGAAAATCTTTTAGCCAGGATAATTGAACTTGGAATTACAGAATTTGATCTGCTTTTTATAGATGGTGTTACTTCCAGTGATTCTATTCGGAAAACACTGCTGCTTGATAAGGTTGATACAAAAGAGGAAGCCTTAATTGAGATATATCGCCGCCTTCGTCCGGGTAATCCTGCTACTCCTGAAGTTGCTCAGGATTTTATAGATCATTTATTTTTTAAATCTGCCTATTATGATCTGTCAGGCGTTGGACGTATGAAAATTAATCTGCGTCTTGGAGTTGATACTCCTGTGGATGTCAGGACTCTGCGGAAAGAAGATATTCTTCTTACAACCAGGACCTTAGTTGAGTTAAGGGATACTCAGGGCGTAGTTGATGATATTGATCATTTAGGCAATCGGCGTGTAAGGGCTGTTGGAGAACTGCTGGAAAATCAGTACAGGATTGGGCTTGTAAGAATGGAAAGAGCAATAAAAGAACGTATGAGTCTTCAGGAAGTAGATGCTCTTATGCCCCATGACCTGGTTAATCCCAAGCCTGTATCTGCTGTTGTCAAAGAGTTTTTTGGAACAAGTCAGCTGTCTCAGTTCATGGATCAGACAAATCCTTTATCTGAAACTACCCATAAGAGACGGCTCTCTGCTTTGGGGCCTGGAGGCCTGACCCGTGAAAGAGCTGGTTTTGAGGTGAGGGATGTTCACCCTTCCCATTACGGGAGAATATGTCCTATTGAAACACCTGAAGGGCCTAATATCGGACTAATTGTTTCTCTAAGTACTTATGCCCGGGTTAATGATTATGGTTTTATAGAAACTCCGTACAGAATTGTTGAAAATGTTACAGTTTCAGACAAAGTCCGCTTTTTAAGTGCTTTTGAAGAAAAAGACCATCCTATTGCCCAGGCTAATGCACCTGTAAATGAAAAAGGAGAATATATTAATCCCAAGGTAACATCACGGGTTATGGGTGAGTTTGAGATGGTGGATCGTGAAAATATCGAACTCATGGATATTTCTCCCAACCAGCTGGTAAGTGTATCTGCGTCTTTGATTCCTTTTCTGGAAAATGATGATGCCAACCGTGCTCTTATGGGATCCAATATGCAGCGTCAGGCTGTGCCTCTTATGGAAAGCAGGGCACCTCTTGTAGGAACCGGCATTGAAGGGGTTGTAGCTAAGGATTCAGGGGTTACAATTGTAGCCAGGCGGGATGCAACTGTGGTGGATGTTGATGCTTCCCGCATACTGCTGAAATATAAATTTACAGAGCCAACTGAAGAAAAACTGGTTGCACCTATTAATTTGTTAAAATTCGTAAGATCAAATCAAAATACCTGTTTTAATCAACGGCCTATTGTAAAAAAAGGTCAGGAAGTAAAGGCAGGAGAGATTATTGCAGACGGCCCTGCTACTGAAAATGGAGAACTGGCTCTTGGCAAAAATGTCATGGTGGCTTTTATGCCCTGGGGAGGGTATAATTTTGAAGATTCAATCCTGGTAAGTGAACGCCTGGTTCGTGATGGAGTTTATACATCTGTGCATATTGAAGAATTTGAGCTTGTTGCCAGGGATACCAAACTGGGTAAAGAGGAAATTACAAGAGATATACCAAATGTTGGGGATGAGGCTCTTAAGGATTTGGATGATTCAGGTATAGTACGTCTTGGAGCAGAAGTCAGCTCAGGTGATATTCTTGTGGGCAAGGTTACTCCAAAGGGTGAAACCCAGCTTTCCCCTGAAGAAAAGCTTCTTCGTGCAATATTTGGTGAAAAAGCAGGAGATGTAAAAGATACCTCTCTTAGAGTGCCGCCTGGGGTTGAAGGTATTGTTATAGATGCCAAGGTTTTCAGCCGAAGGGGTATTGACAAGGATGAACGGACCAGATGGATTGAAGATGAAGAGATTGCCTGTTTTGAAAAAGATAAAGACGATGAATTATATGTATTGGAAATAACTGTTCGTGAACGTTTAGAAGAATTGCTGGCAGGTCAGAAATGTCTGGTATCTTTAAAAAAACATAAAAACATTATTATTCCAAAAGATATTATAATTACAAGGGAGCAGATTGCAGGCATAAAACCAATCTCTGATCTGGAAGGTATTTCTCTGGAGAATTCTGATATAACAGACCAGGTAAATGAATTGCTGGATATTTACAAAATTCAGTGCGAGCAGTGCCGTGCAGCTTTTGAACACAAGGTCAGCCGGTTTGAAAAAGGGGATGATTTGCCGCCAGGCGTAATTAAGATGGTTAAGATATATGTAGCCATGAAAAGAAAACTTTCTGTTGGAGATAAAATGGCTGGCCGTCATGGAAATAAAGGTGTTGTATCCAGAATTCTGCCCCAGGAAGATATGCCGTATTTTGAAGACGGGACTCCTGTGGATATGGTTCTTAATCCTTTGGGGGTGCCTTCACGCATGAATGTGGGCCAGATACTGGAAATTCATCTGGGACGTGCTGCCAGAGGCTTGGGAGACCAGATACGCAACCTGCTTGAACAAAAAAAATATCATGATCTCAGGCAAAAACTAATTGCTATTTTTGGCAAGCCTACAGATCAGCTTCGATCTCCTGCTCCGGGTCCAAAGGTGCCTGACTTTGAAACCATGGATGATGAAAGTCTTGCTGAATATGCAGCGTATTATAAAGAAGGGGTTCATATGGCTACACCTGTTTTTGACGGGGCTAAGGAAGATGAGATTCGCAGCCTGCTTGCTGAAGCTGGACTCAGCATTACGGCCCAGGCAACATTGTATGACGGCAGAACAGGCGAAGCTTTTAAGGGGGATATTACTGTAGGGGCTATGTATATGTTAAAACTTCACCACCTTGTTGATGATAAAATACATGCCCGTTCTATTGGTCCCTATTCTCTTGTTACACAGCAGCCACTGGGAGGTAAAGCCCAGTTTGGAGGCCAGCGTCTGGGAGAAATGGAAGTGTGGGCTATGGAAGCTTATGGTTCTGCATATGCCCTGCAAGAATTTTTAACTGTAAAATCTGATGATATGGCCGGAAGGACCCGAATGTACGAGAAGATTGTTAAAGGGCAGAATGTCCTGGAGCCGGGCATACCCGAATCCTTTAAGGTCTTGACAAAAGAACTCCAGAGTCTGGGACTGGATATTACCCTTATGGAAAATCAAGACTGAATCAAAAAGGGTTGAATAGAAATATGGGCTGATATTCAGCCCTCAATCCTTTATTAAAGGGGGAACGCATTTTGGAAACATTATACGATTTTTTTGCAAAACCTATGGATCCCAAAAATTATAATGGGGTTCGTATTGCCCTTGCTTCACCAGAACAGATTCGAGAGTGGTCATACGGGGAAATTCGAAAACCTGAAACTATTAATTATCGAACCTTTAAACCAGAACGGGAAGGTTTGTTCTGCGCTAAAATTTTTGGGCCCATAAAAGATTACGAATGTAATTGCGGCAAATATAAACGCATGAAACATCGAGGGGTTATCTGTGAGAAGTGCGGGGTCGAAGTTATTCAGTCCAAGGTTCGAAGGGAGCGTATGGGCCATATTGATCTGGCATGTTCAGTGGCTCATATCTGGTTTCTTAAAAGTCTGCCCAGCAAGATAGGTAATCTTCTTGATCTTACATTGAAAAATCTGGAAAAAGTACTTTATTTTGATTCTTATATTGTTATTGATCCCAAGGATACCGGACTGTCTAAAGCCCAGATGCTTTCAGAAGTTAAATTAAGAGAAGCACAGGAAACCTATGGTTTTGATAAATTCAAGGCAGGCATAGGTGCAGAAGCCATAAGGGAGCTGCTGGAAGATATTGATCTTGAATCACTTTACAAAGAA from the Desulfonema limicola genome contains:
- the tuf gene encoding elongation factor Tu gives rise to the protein MAKQKFERSKPHVNVGTIGHIDHGKTTLTAAITKMNGLRGRANFIAFDQIDKAPEEKERGITIATAHVEYETENRHYAHVDCPGHADYIKNMITGAAQMDGAILVVGADDGPMPQTREHILLARQVGVPRIVVFLNKCDMVDDEELIELVELELRELLDKYEFPGDDTPIIRGSALKALESDDADSEDAKCIFELMDAIDSFIPEPERDIDKPFLMPIEDVFSISGRGTVVTGRVDRGIIHVNDPVEIVGIRPTAKTVCTGVEMFRKLLDEGRAGDNVGLLLRGTKRDEVERGQVIAVPGSITPHTKFEAEVYILSKEEGGRHTPFFNGYRPQFYFRTTDVTGILNLPEGVEMIMPGDNVKITAELITPIAMEKELRFAIREGGRTVGAGVVSEIIE
- the rpmG gene encoding 50S ribosomal protein L33 produces the protein MRVNIILSCTVCKQKNYTTKKNKRTTPDKLEFKKYCRFCQKHTPHKEGK
- the secE gene encoding preprotein translocase subunit SecE translates to MGRLLRKRKTVNKKKQGDDPPLMVKDADNKDPRPPASTPADTYKQQNQPRKKPSVSFNKDGYIEKTLQYLREVKAELKKVTWPSRQQTAGSTVVVIVIVMIISVFLGIADMSLSGLIRLVFQ
- the nusG gene encoding transcription termination/antitermination protein NusG; this translates as MALKWYIVHVYSGFENKVKMALEERIVSFSQADKFGEILVPTEQIVELVKGKRKTSSRKFYPGYILVQMELNDETWHIVNNTDKVSGFLGGREKPTPISDEEAAQILNRMEAGKLAPKPKYFFEAGDDVRVIDGPFTNFNGTVEDVNPEKGKIKVLVSIFGRSTPVELEFVQVTKL
- the rplK gene encoding 50S ribosomal protein L11; this translates as MAKKVIAQIKLQVVAGKANPSPPIGPALGQHGVNIMDFCKAFNARTVNEEGMIIPVVITVYQDRTFTFITKTPPASVLLKKAAKIAKGAGDPKRDRVGKVTRTQVEEIATLKMPDLNANDLDAACKIIQGTARSMGIEVVA
- the rplA gene encoding 50S ribosomal protein L1; translated protein: MPKRGKKYLEAKKKVNPENLLGFTEAVQKAIDSSYAKFDETFDIAVRLGVDPRHADQMVRGTVVLPNGIGKDVRVLVFAKGEKEKEALDAGADYAGGDDIVEKIKEGWFDFDKAVATPDMMGTVGKIGRILGPRGLMPNAKTGTVTFDVGKAVQELKAGKIDFRVEKAGIVHAPMGKVSFGVEKIVQNVTAFIETVMRLKPSSSKGAYLKSIAVSTSMGPGFKVDTATIKDLIK
- the rplJ gene encoding 50S ribosomal protein L10; this translates as MRLDKKKSIVEELHEKFSRSKVVIITDYKGLDVAAVNSLRRKLRDVDVEYKVVKNTLLVRASEDTDAALIKESFKGPSAVALSYDDPVAPAKVLSDFAKENEKLEIKIGVMEGKILDISAIKALSSLPSREVLLAQVLSAMNGVPTALVGVLSALPRQLLNVLQAIKDQKEAA
- the rplL gene encoding 50S ribosomal protein L7/L12, which codes for MTKDDVIEFIANMSVLELSELVKELEDKFGVSAAAPVAMMAAGTEAAAAVEEKTEFDVVLVAAGDKKIQVIKEVRAITGLGLKEAKALVDEAPKPVKEGIAKDEAEKIKEQLEGAGAQVEVK
- the rpoB gene encoding DNA-directed RNA polymerase subunit beta, which gives rise to MSGKPLKGKRIRKNFGKIRKIIDIPDLIGMQRGSYSRFLQLDVPPEKREDIGLQAVFKSVFPIKDFTGSASLEFVSYRFAEIKHSVEECIQRGMTYELPVRITVRLVVYDVDKETGISNIRDIKEQEIYFGTIPLMTEKGTFIVNGTERVVVSQLHRSSGVFFDHDKGKTHSSGKVIYSSRIIPVRGSWIDMEVDPKDIVHIRIDRRRKFPVTLLFKSFGYTTEDLLAYFYDVEKILIRGNSFFKVFKDKLFKGRRATQDIVDIVTGEVIVKKGRLFTQKAIRQIKAAGMDVIPIGLEDVLGSTFAHPVLDSETGEVIAKANDQIDENLLARIIELGITEFDLLFIDGVTSSDSIRKTLLLDKVDTKEEALIEIYRRLRPGNPATPEVAQDFIDHLFFKSAYYDLSGVGRMKINLRLGVDTPVDVRTLRKEDILLTTRTLVELRDTQGVVDDIDHLGNRRVRAVGELLENQYRIGLVRMERAIKERMSLQEVDALMPHDLVNPKPVSAVVKEFFGTSQLSQFMDQTNPLSETTHKRRLSALGPGGLTRERAGFEVRDVHPSHYGRICPIETPEGPNIGLIVSLSTYARVNDYGFIETPYRIVENVTVSDKVRFLSAFEEKDHPIAQANAPVNEKGEYINPKVTSRVMGEFEMVDRENIELMDISPNQLVSVSASLIPFLENDDANRALMGSNMQRQAVPLMESRAPLVGTGIEGVVAKDSGVTIVARRDATVVDVDASRILLKYKFTEPTEEKLVAPINLLKFVRSNQNTCFNQRPIVKKGQEVKAGEIIADGPATENGELALGKNVMVAFMPWGGYNFEDSILVSERLVRDGVYTSVHIEEFELVARDTKLGKEEITRDIPNVGDEALKDLDDSGIVRLGAEVSSGDILVGKVTPKGETQLSPEEKLLRAIFGEKAGDVKDTSLRVPPGVEGIVIDAKVFSRRGIDKDERTRWIEDEEIACFEKDKDDELYVLEITVRERLEELLAGQKCLVSLKKHKNIIIPKDIIITREQIAGIKPISDLEGISLENSDITDQVNELLDIYKIQCEQCRAAFEHKVSRFEKGDDLPPGVIKMVKIYVAMKRKLSVGDKMAGRHGNKGVVSRILPQEDMPYFEDGTPVDMVLNPLGVPSRMNVGQILEIHLGRAARGLGDQIRNLLEQKKYHDLRQKLIAIFGKPTDQLRSPAPGPKVPDFETMDDESLAEYAAYYKEGVHMATPVFDGAKEDEIRSLLAEAGLSITAQATLYDGRTGEAFKGDITVGAMYMLKLHHLVDDKIHARSIGPYSLVTQQPLGGKAQFGGQRLGEMEVWAMEAYGSAYALQEFLTVKSDDMAGRTRMYEKIVKGQNVLEPGIPESFKVLTKELQSLGLDITLMENQD